One Ficedula albicollis isolate OC2 chromosome 15, FicAlb1.5, whole genome shotgun sequence genomic window carries:
- the ALDH2 gene encoding aldehyde dehydrogenase, mitochondrial has protein sequence MDASQRGKLLNRLADLIERDRAYLAALETLDNGKPYAISYLVDLDMVVKCLRYFAGWSDKFHGKTIPLDGDFFCYTRHEPVGVCGQIIPWNFPLLMQAWKLGPALATGNVVVMKVAEQTPLSALYVASLIKEAGFPPGVVNIIPGYGPTAGAAISSHMDIDKVAFTGSTEVGHLIQKAAAESNLKRVTLELGGKSPNIIMSDADMDWAVDQAHFALFFNQGQCCCAGSRTYVQEDVYNEFVERSVEKAKARVVGNPFDFKTEQGPQVDEEQFKKILGYISTGQREGAKLLCGGNPAADRGYFIQPTVFGDVQDNMTIAREEIFGPVMQILKFKTIEEVIERANDSKYGLAAAVFTKDLDKANFVSQSLRAGTVWINCYDVFGAQAPFGGYKASGNGRELGEYGLEAYVEVKNVTIKIPQKNS, from the exons ATGGATGCATCTCAGCGGGGGAAGCTGCTGAACCGTCTGGCCGACCTGATCGAGAGGGACCGCGCCTACCTGGCC GCCCTGGAAACTCTGGATAATGGCAAACCCTATGCCATCTCCTACCTGGTGGATTTGGACATGGTGGTCAAATGTCTCAG ATACTTTGCAGGCTGGTCAGATAAATTCCATGGCAAAACCATTCCTTTAGATGGAGATTTCTTCTGCTACACCCGCCATGAGCCTGTGGGAGTCTGTGGACAAATCATTCCG TGGAATTTCCCGCTGTTGATGCAAGCATGGAAACTGGGGCCTGCCCTGGCCACTGGGAATGTGGTTGTGATGAAAGTGGCAGAGCAAACCCCCCTGAGTGCTCTCTACGTGGCCAGTCTGATCAAAGAG GCTGGATTCCCCCCAGGCGTGGTGAACATCATCCCTGGCTATGGGCCCACGGCAGGAGCTGCCATCTCCTCCCACATGGACATTGACAAAGTGGCCTTCACCGGCTCCACCGAG GTTGGACATCTGATCcaaaaggctgcagcagagagtaACCTCAAGAGGGTGACCCTGGAGCTTGGAGGGAAGAGCCCAAACATCATCATGTCTGATGCAGACA TGGACTGGGCTGTGGATCAAGCCCACTTTGCCCTCTTCTTCAACcaagggcagtgctgctgtgctggctccaggacCTACGTGCAGGAGGATGTTTACAACGAGTTTGTAGAGAGGAGTGTGGAGAAGGCCAAGGCCAGGGTGGTTGGAAACCCCTTCGACTTCAAAACTGAGCAGGGGCCTCAG GTGGATGAGGAGCAGTTCAAGAAGATCCTGGGCTACATCAGCACcgggcagagggagggagccAAGCTGCTGTGTGGTGGCAACCCTGCTGCAGACAGGGGCTACTTCATCCAGCCCACGGTGTTTGGGGACGTGCAGGACAACATGACCATTGCCAGGGAGGAG ATCTTTGGGCCGGTGATGCAGATCCTGAAATTCAAAACCATCGAGGAGGTCATTGAGAGAGCCAACGACTCCAAGTACGGCCTGGCAGCCGCGGTGTTCACCAAGGACCTGGACAAAGCTAACTTTGTGTCCCAGAGCCTGAGGGCTGGGACGGTCTG GATCAACTGCTACGATGTGTTTGGTGCCCAGGCTCCCTTTGGTGGCTACAAAGCCTCTGGGAACGGGCGGGAGCTGGGGGAGTACGGCCTGGAGGCTTATGTGGAGGTGAAAAAC GTGACAATcaaaattccacagaaaaactCCTAA